A genomic stretch from Neodiprion fabricii isolate iyNeoFabr1 chromosome 3, iyNeoFabr1.1, whole genome shotgun sequence includes:
- the LOC124178649 gene encoding oxidative stress-induced growth inhibitor 1-like, translating to MFEDHCHYTEDLADNDIQYKDVVIVGNGPSSICLSYMLAGNWPYYTGEPHPGDEMLTARLANGTSSGLACNTRWGLETLSLGLEGRNGGRPLPLLIDHLQHPCTDAGLDLPPLLTWIPPGTESGGEDHEVFDHVVLGKGAPGGAWQAMDPNVLTISLSRWMSLPGLDIKTWESMVEAEQREVHDHSLTSTGTGDQIPNPFLTQEKLSSYKGLGRVLVGTVAKYFRDYVRIQKLEKYFRCGTTVTSVRPVNNQKDGDAENDTSEYKWIVQGVENDSGKRFEYRAKRVVLATGASDHSNRLGLPGEDSNSNWLTHDLNDLETKLDCIAMQQCRDRLADPVLIIGAGLSAADAVTAARFRGIPVLHAFRHNNNNTEYWSNNNVKREKGVGKNGISVGSDRLRWLPPSMYPEYHKVYEMMADGGTNYPLYQALSNYTLVDLYPNSNCSSNGKKLVTLCSPNGELRSFEVSVVAILIGSRPDLSFLQESGLGLGKDPSKPIDGRSNPILVDDFTYEVNRAPAKGLYALGPLAGDNFVRFTQGGAFGVLTHILNTTCNVTHRAKKK from the exons ATGTTCGAGGATCATTGTCATTACACGGAAGATCTCGCAGATAATGACATCCAGTACAAAGATGTCGTCATCGTAG GGAATGGACCGAGCAGTATTTGCCTTTCGTATATGCTGGCTGGAAATTGGCCCTATTACACAGGGGAACCCCATCCGGGTGATGAAATGTTGACAGCTCGACTTGCTAATGGAACTAGCAGCGGTTTAGCGTGCAACACTCGATGGGGCCTTGAGACTCTTTCGCTGGGCTTGGAGGGCAGAAACGGTGGAAGACCACTGCCGCTTCTGATAGATCACTTGCAACATCCATGCACAGATGCAGGCCTCGATCTGCCACCACTGCTGACATGGATTCCTCCTGGCACGGAAAGTGGCGGAGAAGACCACGAAGTATTTGATCATGTTGTCCTGGGGAAAGGTGCGCCTGGCGGAGCGTGGCAG GCAATGGATCCTAACGTCTTAACAATCAGCCTCAGCCGGTGGATGTCCTTACCCGGTCTCGACATCAAAACTTGGGAATCGATGGTCGAAGCAGAGCAGCGAGAAGTGCACGATCATAGTTTAACGTCAACAGGAACAGGCGATCAAATCCCAAATCCGTTCCTAACGCAAGAGAAGCTTAGCAGCTATAAAGGACTTGGACGAGTACTAGTTGGGACGGTGGCTAAATACTTTAGGGATTACGTGAGGATACAGAAGCTCGAAAAGTACTTTCGATG TGGGACCACAGTGACGTCTGTAAGGCCTGTAAATAATCAGAAAGATGGCGATGCAGAGAACGATACCTCAGAATATAAATGGATAGTACAAGGTGTGGAAAACGACAGTGGCAAACGCTTTGAGTACCGTGCTAAAAGGGTAGTTCTGGCAACAGGTGCATCTGACCACTCGAATCGCCTGGGATTACCCGGTGAAGATTCCAACTCCAACTGGCTAACCCACGACTTGAATGATCTAGAAACAAAGCTCGATTGTATAGCCATGCAAC AATGTAGAGACAGATTAGCTGATCCTGTCTTAATCATTGGAGCTGGACTGAGCGCAGCGGACGCTGTGACTGCCGCTCGCTTCCGAGGTATTCCTGTTCTTCATGCTTTTCgtcacaacaacaacaatacaGAATACTGGTCCAACAATAATgtcaagagagaaaaaggagtCGGAAAGAATGGAATATCCGTCGGCAGTGATCGACTGAGGTGGCTGCCTCCTTCTATGTACCCAGAATACCATAAAGTTTATGAGATGATGGCTGACGGAGGGACTAACTATCCACTATACCAAGCACTTTCTAATTATACTCTCGTCGATCTCTATCCAAATTCAAATTGTTCGTCTAATGGGAAGAAACTCGTCACCCTCTGTTCACCAAACGGAGAGCTTCGATCGTTTGAAGTGTCTGTTGTCGCAATTCTCATTG GTTCTCGACCAGATCTTTCGTTCTTACAAGAAAGCGGTTTAGGACTGGGGAAAGATCCATCAAAGCCTATAGACGGGCGATCAAACCCCATACTTGTTGACGATTTCACTTACGAAGTTAATCGTGCACCAGCTAAAGGCCTATATGCTCTCGGACCGCTTGCGGGAGATAACTTTGTTCGTTTTACTCAAGGCGGAGCATTTGGGGTCCTAACACATATTCTTAACACAACTTGTAATGTCACACATCGAGCTAAAAAGAAATGA